A genomic segment from Perca flavescens isolate YP-PL-M2 chromosome 13, PFLA_1.0, whole genome shotgun sequence encodes:
- the LOC114567033 gene encoding organic solute transporter subunit alpha-like yields the protein MEETQLNSTIDPACLQEPPLAIDVIKQLDVFGLCLYSMLTFMSSISLLLYLEQCFYIYKKLPYPQKTTIIWINGAAPVIATMACFGMWIPRAVMVTDMTSNCYFAVVMYKVLVLIIEEFGGSNAFLKRFSGKTFKITTGPCCCCCLCLPRVAMSRRLLFFLKLGSLQYAILKTVLSVLAIVLWTNGNFDLSDLEITGTAIWINPFIGVLTIIALWPVAIIFMNTNSFLRSLKIVPKYAIYQLILVLSQLQTSIINIVALDGTIACAPPFSSQARGSMLNQQIMIMEMFILTLLNRCLYRRTYETLPSEVYDNDQNSKVALQTALVEHDV from the exons ATGGAGGAAACTCAACTCAACAGCACCATTGATCCAGCTTGTTTACAAGAGCCCCCGCTGGCTATCGACGTGATCAAGC AGCTAGATGTGTTTGGATTGTGCCTGTACTCCATGCTCACCTTCATGTCCAGCATCTCCCTGCTGCTGTACCTGGAGCAGTGTTtctacatttacaaaaaactGCCCTACCCCCAGAAGACGACCATCATTTGGATAAATGGTGCAGCACCA GTCATTGCCACCATGGCTTGTTTTGGGATGTGGATCCCAAGGGCAGTCATGGTCACAGACATGACGTCCAACTG TTATTTTGCAGTGGTGATGTATAAGGTCTTGGTTCTGATTATCGAGGAGTTTGGAGGCAGCAATGCTTTTCTGAAGCGGTTTTCCGGTAAAACCTTTAAGATCACCACAggaccctgctgctgctgctgcctctgttTACCCCGCGTGGCGATGTCACG GCGATTGTTATTCTTCCTGAAGTTGGGTTCTCTTCAGTATGCAATCCTAAAGACGGTGCTCTCTGTCCTCGCCATAGTATTGTGGACAAATGGCAACTTTGATCTGTCTGAT ctaGAGATCACTGGTACAGCCATTTGGATTAACCCATTCATTGGCGTTCTCACCATCATCGCCCTTTGGCCTGTTGCCATCATCTTTATGAACACTAATAGCTTTCTACGCAGCCTCAAAATTGTACCCAAGTATGCCATCTACCAA TTAATACTTGTACTGAGTCAGCTGCAGACATCAATCATTAACATCGTGGCCTTGGATGGAACCATCGCCTGCGCCCCTCCCTTCTCTTCTCAAGCTCGTGGCTCCA TGCTAAATCAGCAGATAATGATCATGGAGATGTTCATCCTCACTCTGCTCAATCGGTGTTTGTACCGTCGTACATATGAGACACTTCCCTCTGAGGTATATGACAACGACCAGAATTCTAAAGTCGCCCTGCAGACTGCTCTCGTGGAGCATGACGTCTAA